From the genome of Eucalyptus grandis isolate ANBG69807.140 chromosome 2, ASM1654582v1, whole genome shotgun sequence, one region includes:
- the LOC104433803 gene encoding uncharacterized protein LOC104433803, producing the protein MCLTGLERYLTISLHLLEIHGSVLPTMEAQANCPRGLRVGNLLPIMPDPTQRAFEFPNNIQTTYSPNRFILPQYSFYNPVAFGSSLSPNVESNALILVNNQVHASYLISDSSRVFEPSFSMVDVSGLISLLGDMTNLQYCFEPFNGSIYRINRHPYGDRNGLTSFLENAGPHCALVIEPFRVGILPSSLYAPEFIPMRSQQVPLDTEVATQVLGFRGTAGFMSNNSWLRNSQEDLLRMRGSTPQSNFPRNYVCTLCNMSFPTGYALGGHMSGHARKRKLEALLNATENLQPGAGGSSPEAATSQGFENASVVKVEFP; encoded by the coding sequence ATGTGTCTTACTGGTTTAGAGAGGTATCTCACaatttctcttcatcttcttgagaTTCACGGGAGTGTTCTTCCAACAATGGAGGCACAAGCTAATTGTCCTAGGGGACTAAGGGTTGGGAATCTGCTTCCCATTATGCCTGACCCAACTCAGAGAGCCTTTGAGTTCCCAAATAACATCCAGACCACATACAGCCCAAACCGCTTCATTTTGCCGCAGTACTCCTTTTATAATCCTGTTGCTTTTGGATCTTCCTTATCACCAAATGTTGAATCAAATGCTCTTATTCTGGTAAACAATCAGGTTCATGCTTCTTACTTGATCTCTGATTCTTCTAGAGTTTTTGAGCCGTCTTTCTCCATGGTTGACGTATCTGGTCTTATTAGCCTATTAGGAGACATGACTAACCTGCAATATTGTTTTGAGCCATTTAATGGTTCCATTTATCGGATCAACCGTCACCCCTATGGTGACAGAAATGGTCTAActtcatttttggaaaatgctgGTCCTCACTGTGCTTTGGTAATTGAGCCATTCCGTGTTGGGATCTTGCCATCTTCACTCTATGCTCCTGAATTCATCCCCATGAGGTCTCAGCAGGTTCCACTGGATACTGAAGTTGCCACTCAGGTTCTCGGATTCCGTGGTACTGCTGGATTTATGTCAAACAATTCCTGGCTGAGGAACTCACAAGAGGATTTGCTAAGGATGAGAGGCAGCACACCCCAATCTAATTTCCCCCGCAATTATGTGTGTACTCTGTGTAACATGTCTTTTCCTACTGGTTATGCATTGGGAGGCCATATGAGCGGCcatgcaaggaaaagaaaacttgagGCACTCCTCAATGCCACCGAGAACCTTCAGCCAGGTGCTGGTGGGTCGTCTCCTGAAGCTGCTACAAGCCAGgggtttgaaaatgcttctGTTGTCAAAGTGGAATTCCCTTAA
- the LOC104433804 gene encoding delta(12)-acyl-lipid-desaturase, translating to MGAGGRMSVPSKTDEGGLRRVPHAKPPFTLGEIKKAIPPHCFQRSLARSFSYVASDLALALAFAVVAASCFPLLPAPLASLAWPVYWACQGCVLTGVWVIAHECGHHAFSDYQWVDDAVGLVLHSALLVPYFSWKYSHRRHHSNTGSLERDEVFVPKPKSSMPWFSKYLNNPPCRSLSLAVTLTLGWPLYLAFNVSGRPYDRFTCHYDPYGPIYSDRERLQIFVSDAGIMAATYGLYRVAAAKGLAWLVCMYGVPLLIVNAFLVTITFLQHTHAALPHYDSSEWDWLRGALATVDRDYGVLNKVFHNITDTHVAHHLFSTMPHYHAMEATKAIKPILGEYYHFDGTPVHKAIWREARECLYVEPDEGSESKGVFWYKNKF from the coding sequence ATGGGGGCTGGAGGCAGGATGTCCGTGCCGAGCAAGACCGACGAAGGTGGCCTCCGGAGAGTGCCCCACGCGAAGCCCCCGTTCACCCTCGGGGAGATCAAGAAGGCCATCCCGCCCCACTGCTTCCAGCGCTCCCTCGCCCGCTCCTTCTCCTACGTCGCCTCCGACCTCGCCCTGGCCCTCGCcttcgccgtcgtcgccgcctcCTGCTTCCCGCTCCTCCCGGCCCCGCTCGCCTCCCTCGCCTGGCCCGTCTACTGGGCCTGCCAGGGCTGCGTCCTCACCGGCGTCTGGGTCATCGCCCACGAGTGCGGCCACCACGCCTTCAGCGACTACCAGTGGGTCGACGACGCCGTCGGCCTCGTCCTCCACTCGGCGCTGCTGGTCCCCTACTTCTCGTGGAAGTAcagccaccgccgccaccattCCAACACGGGCTCGCTCGAGCGCGACGAGGTGTTCGTCCCCAAGCCCAAGTCCAGCATGCCGTGGTTCTCCAAGTACCTGAACAACCCGCCCTGCCGGTCCCTCTCCCTTGCGGTCACGCTCACCCTCGGCTGGCCCTTGTACCTCGCCTTCAACGTGTCGGGCCGCCCCTACGATCGGTTCACCTGCCACTACGACCCGTACGGCCCCATCTACTCGGACCGGGAGAGGCTCCAGATATTCGTCTCCGACGCGGGGATCATGGCCGCGACGTACGGGCTCTACCGCGTCGCGGCCGCCAAGGGCCTGGCCTGGCTCGTCTGCATGTACGGCGTCCCGCTGCTCATCGTGAACGCGTTCCTGGTGACGATCACGTTCCTGCAGCACACCCACGCGGCGCTCCCGCACTACGACTCGTCGGAGTGGGACTGGCTGAGGGGGGCCCTGGCGACGGTGGACCGGGACTACGGGGTGCTCAACAAGGTCTTCCACAACATCACCGACACGCACGTCGCGCACCATCTGTTCTCCACGATGCCGCACTACCACGCGATGGAGGCCACCAAGGCGATCAAGCCGATCCTGGGGGAGTATTACCATTTCGACGGCACGCCGGTGCACAAGGCCATATGGAGGGAGGCGAGGGAGTGTCTCTACGTGGAGCCGGACGAAGGCAGCGAGAGCAAGGGCGTCTTCTGGTACAAGAACAAGTTCTGA